DNA sequence from the Salminus brasiliensis chromosome 3, fSalBra1.hap2, whole genome shotgun sequence genome:
AGTCACCGGTCTACGTGCCTTCTTCACCTCATCTCAGACACCATGTTACTAAACGCTGGTCTCTGGTTTCTGGCAGTCCACGTATGAAACCAGTGCCCACTGCCCCGGTTCAGAGGTCAGTGGTAAATGGGCTTGACGTACTCTCTGGGGAAGAAACCCACGCGGCCATGGCAACGGCCTTTCCAGCACTGTGAGTCTGAGCAGTCGAGCAGGTCGATGACATCACCGCGCAGGAAGTGCAGCTGAGAGTTGTGCTGCGGGTTGAAGTCGAACAGGGCATGGGCGTGATGGGGCCTCTGCTGGAAACAATAAAACACACCAGCCAACCTTTAGTGCGCCTCAATACTCAGCCACGACTGATCTGCCACTCGGCTCTCGCTCAGCGGCATTCTGAGCTGAGAAACTGACCATTATCACAAGGAAAGTACTCATTTCACACACAACCTCTCGGGCTGATATTCAGAACATCTACATTCAGCCTGCCCCTTTATAATGTGGCTAGAACGCTGTTCTAGATAGGTCTGTTCACTTTATTAAGGTTGGATTGGAACCCTTCACTGAAATATCTCACGTTTTCTGAGAACTGTGGAGCATGAGGGTGGATCTACCACGGTTTAGGGTTTGTTGGGGTTCAGTGGGTGGATAGCTGGGTGGATGGGCAGACAGAcattcttatgaatgcattcagctactttctcacacaaacacacagcttaatagagaagtactgtccatagaataggactaaatCTATGaatcaggcgtgggctagaggggtaaaaagcccccagctttgagctgtggagcagtagaagaactgtgttctctgtaatgatggtggtgtcccatccagtacatttgggatgagttaaggagctggggatgaggtggggtggtgatcatccaacaccctgacctcactaatgctcctttcgctcaatgcaatcaaattctcacagcaatgcccctccaaaatctataaaataccttcttccctggacagtagagacaggattAACTATGTTTGAATACTCTTAATTTTAGAAGACCCAtaaaatgaacaggtgtcccaatacttttgtccataccgtACAGATAATATACTGTAGAAGTAGATATAGACACCATGCTGTTTCTGGATGGTGGAGCACTTGCACCACAACTAGAATAAGGGGAAATGAGTAGAATGTAGCTGTATGACCTTGCAGATTGTTTCTGCACACATTATAAATACTTGATGATAAAAATATGAATTGTAAACATGGCGCTTACCCTTTGTGACTGCTCtgcttctctgaggaagacgGTTTGTTCCTTAGCGATGCTGTTGCTCCTGTAGAAGTCCACCAGCTGGTTGATGGAGGAGAAGACCTCCTCCCAGACAAAGTAGTTTCCGTCCCTCTCCTTCAGAACTTTGAAGTGTTGCACATGATCTCCATAGCTGTTTAGAGACAGACACCAggaccagattcacattattcaCATTGTCCCGTTACTGCAGAAACGACGCTGTAGGTCTCGGTTATTCAGAACCTTATCTGGGACACAAAATTAACCGTTAGTAAAAAAAATTCTACCATTAGATCTAATCACAGATGTTTTCTACAAACAGAAGTTTACAGCACCACATTGTAGGActcactgtttttattttttattaaaagcaaGGCAATGGTATTCAGTGGAAAATGGGAGAAAATAGAAACAATGCAAACAAAAGCATCTGGTGCAGCTGACCAGTTAGAGAACTGAGAAATTCATGATTTACAATACTGCTCTGAGCTGAAGTATGAGCATGAATCAGTTCCTCATTTTTCTGCTTGCTGGGCAAAAAAAGACAGGCCTGACCATCTGCCTGTGAACAAAGGGGCTTTTTGTCCAATTCAGACCAGCTCACCTTTAATAACAGAAAACAAAGCCGAGTtgtacatctttttttttttttaaaggggttCAGTAAAGCCAtttgttctatacagaaccacgaCAATTCAGAGACCCATCTGAACGCGTTTTTAGCTGGTGAAAGTGTCCTTGATATCATTTCTGTCTTGCAAAAAACTGCCATTTTCAAGTTGTCATATAATGTGAATCaggctgttgttctttacactgtggcAAGATTTCATAATCTTGACataatgaatgggccaataaaaatgcttcaaaatgacttggattataatctttttacttttattgacttttaataaaataagttttttttgtttgtctgtgaagttgcatttttgaaaatataaGGACACCCTCTTGATggttctttaaccccttaaacagccccccaacagtttgtacagaagtccctgtggttactgagtaatacaccttagtgtgtaataagccttgctatATTTAGgggttaaagaaccttttgaaattGGTTCTATTTCTATTGAAATGGTGTGCTGAGATTTAAAATAACATAGCACTTGGAAAACTGCTAAAAGCTGCTACACTTAAATGTCCTGTGCAGCTGTTATGCTGACTCTTCGGGCACAGTGGACAGACGTTGATTTtcattggaaatcaaagtcacatatcctAAAACAACATTAGGTTGGCATCAAGCTCCAACCATTGACAAATGTTAAGTTATGATTATTTAACACCATGCCAACAACATATCAATGTCTAACAACGTTAGAATTTCACATTGTGTGGATGTTTGCATTGTGAAGTTTAGCAGACTCCATACCTCACAACTACATAGTATTTTATGGCAATATGATGTTAGCACGTCACACCTTAAACCAACAAAGTCTCAACATCGGCTCTCATCACATGGCAAACTGATGTGGGCATTAGACGTTGACTTGACACTGATTTCGGGTCCCTACATTCAACCAGATAACAaccagatcagaatcagaatcaggtttATTGTTGGCTTACTGGGATGTGTTGCATTGACTCATTCTATTCAGTAGTAGTTCAGTAGTGGAGGACTACAGCCAGCTTTGGCTTCACCACAGACTCTACTGTTCTGACCCAGTACATGTTTTGAAACACATTTTTGGACTGGACCCTCTGAGTCACACATGACACACATATTACCACATTACACCCCGATTACCAGCCAGGAAGAAGACATAGAGGGTGACAGGAACCGGGAGAACCAGACAAAAACTCTAAATACTAAACAACATCCTCTACTAAAAGTTGATGGCAGATTTCTCTTTCGTATTGAACCAAGTGGAAAGATGGAGGGTGAAATACTGATACtgcactgatactgatactgacactgatactctgatactgcttaacattctctgctctccatgaatcctctcagaactaactctgtcgctttaccttctccaagtaaatggccacccagcccgacctgctggaagattgcccgctgacgtccactctacctgcgtcagaccagctgccacctaccagtacaacTAGCAGGCCctgcccccaccaccacccatgccagaccagtggcagaccctcctaccactgctacctgcttaatgaccatgttcaaacctaaatggactcttaactatctgccactgttaatatcaccactattaactatctacaccatgattagttagtatattatgattatgatcagagcagttcaacagtatagatggtttggtcatttttattaataatttataaatagttctgattagaggaggacgggtcgggaccccttgtgagtcttggttcctcacaaggtttcttcctccagctctgagggagtttttttttccttgccactgctgtcgttggctgctcactgggggtcttaaaTCCTTCATGTCTGCTTACattgacaaatacgtgcacctttacctttacattatttattttttgtctctttcttttactaattactaattgtatgtaaagctgctttgtgatgacaacagttgtaaaaagctatacaaataaatttgacttgacttgatttgaaatATGGAGAGCTATAAGGGCTGGCATTCCAGATGAGAATAAAATCTATAGAATTCCACAATGAACCAGGATAATATGGCTTATAGATGACTGAGAAAGTGTAATAGTCagggcatctctctctctctcaaattttcatcatgaatggaccaatagaaactctccaaaattacttggaataaaatatttttgcatagacatccattgaaagttagaaaGGTTCTTTCCTtatcctgtaaagctgccataccacagataaacacatttatttatattgcaGTTTTCCAATTAAGactaaaagcaataaaataatgtaattacaatacaaaatatgtatgtgtattttcttttttgtatattATACATTGACAAGTTTAATTCACAAAGAGTCAACGTCAACCTTGTCATAGCTCCACGACTAGGCGTTACAATACTCAAGATGTGGCGATACAAAATCATGAACAATTCTCTCTGTATGTGGAAAGAAAAGcatttttctgatttcagctaTACTTCTCAGTTGAAGATAACAGGCCTGTACAACATCTGTAACTAGGTGTTGCACTTAAACAAATGAATTGTTGTTTGAACTTCAGTtatcacacacatttatttccATTCAAGCAAACCGAGCCAGTATAGACAGACTCTGTTACCTCACAATAACATAAAATTCAGTTTCGGTGCTCTGCATGTTTGACTTTCATTGGAACCAAATTCAATCACTGATTTCATTCTTTGGATCAAAATGAAAAGATTGCATTCATTGGAATATACTTTCATTAATTCATGCCCAACTTGTTTATTGAATATCAGCATATTCATGAATCAAACAACCCAGCTGGTTCTTTGTTTTGAGTCTGTTGTAACTGCATATGAAAAACAAATTAGCAAGTTTAATGTGTACAAAACATGTCTTCCTTCTTGTAGATAATGTTGAAAGAGCTGCTGTGGAACAATAACATTTATCTGCTTCCTCTGCAAGCTGTCACAGGGCCTTAGGCCACAAAGGCCACTTTCCTGTTCTTCACAATGTAATCTTGCAGTACACTGCCAAAAATAACATCTTAGCAAGTCAGAGCACCTTAAATGGACCCAGTAAATTcaatattattacttttttggTACCAAGATAATTCAATGTGTTTCTACATgttcacttttaatggaagtcaatgtaaaaagatatctattggtccatttactATAAAATTGTGACATAAAGTAAAGAACAATTGCCAGCCATGTCAAAAAGtaggaaaacaaaaaacaaaaatggagatacaaggtatttGCAGGACAGGGGAactatattgtattatatacagtatacagcctatattaaccccttaacgtaGAATGGCTTATtatacactaaggtgtattactcagtaagtacagggacttctgtagaaactggtggggcttttttggtaatagaagtttataaTTTATAGTTTATAAAAACGTTTGGCCCACCGGTGGTCCAAAGACTTTTCAAGGGGTTGAGGACATGTGTGAAGACACAACAGGTCTTTAAATCAGTTCTGTGACAGGACAAAAAGTCCCCTGAAAGTTCCTCCATAAAGAGCTCTGACTCACAGCCCTCAGAGGTACAAAAAGAGATTTCCCGTGTTGCAAAACATAACACATAAAAATGACCAGCATATGGTGGGGAACTGTGACTTCATTTCCTGCATTTGTGATTTAGTTTTCTAAGtaatttgtcttacaggttgttgaGTTGTTATCTAAAAGCCCTGGTGGCACCCTCAGCCTGCACAATGAAACAATGTTTGCAGGCCTTGGTTTGTGAATAGACCAAGTCTCAGCTCTCAGCAGCAAGTGTCTTTAATACCCACACTCTACTTCAGAGCTGTGGTTAAGGCACAATGGAAAAAACGTACATACATAAGCACCCACCCCCAGccccacagacacagacaacaAAAGAGTAAACCCACACACTGTAGTGGGTCACTCTGATTGACGTGGCATTCAGTGGTGTAACCTTCAAAAAGCTTCAAGAACAAAAATAGTAATATACTTCTCTAATTTACTTGCTATTACTGTGCCTCACCCAAGTTGCTGATCTAATGTAGGCAAAAGGTAACATAGCAAATCAACTCTGACTTTAACACTCACAGTGTTCATTTAACACTGTCGAATTTGCTGTGTAAGATTATCATAGACAACCATGAGAGTCATGGGAGATCTTTAGGACATTAGACATTAGGTGGTAACATCCCCTCTTAGCTACTGCTTCAGTGCAAATGTCCCTCCTGAAATGCGAGTAGTCATGCTATTAGTTCTATTCAAAAGTAGACTGTAGTTGTATTTATATAGCATATTTAGAAGCACTACTGGAGGTTTGGGGGGCGGGAGGCTACAAAAACTGAGGCCCATTGTGACCTTGGCCTTCTGCAATCTTTACTGGGCCCCTGCGATACAGTCTTTTGCTAAACACTGGCCAAATAACCAAACGCGAAGTAGTAAAGACAGCCTCTgcagctaatcaaacataaaataCAATCCTTTCAGCAACTACTAATGAAAAATGTTTCTCTgtctttcattgcagaataaaAATGAGAGGTCAAAATCATtcaatgtggcctgtgcaaatgtttgggcgaAGGCTCAAACGTTTTTGACCAGGTCTCAAATCAGGCCTGAGGAACGCCACCAACTGTAATTAGAAACGTTCAACTGACCCACATTTTCAGGCTGTATATAttctctgactcttcaaacctcCAACACTCATCAACCATCCTCCTCTAAACAACGGTCTAAAGACCAGAAAAATCAATCAAGAAATCAATGCACACAAGGCAAGGTGTTTTTAGTGGACTGTAGAAGTCAAGATGAGCtttggaagaccaagaaaactctcaGAGGCTCTGTTCACACTAGGCATTAACATGCATCTCAGGAGATCCAATCACAAATGATTGCCAAAACGCAATATTGGGCCTGAAACGAAGTGGATTATGCTGGAGTTAAATAGCTCTGAACCGAGGCAGAAGGAGGGTGAATTTTCTGTGCTTGTCCGGCCACTGAGAGAAACGGGCGAGGAAATGCAGGTGGATCTGATTATTTGGTTCATCATATGCAACTATTTATCTCACAtcagtgtacaca
Encoded proteins:
- the grapa gene encoding GRB2 related adaptor protein a isoform X2, which encodes MEAVALYDFRATESDELSFQKGDVLKITNMEDDPNWYTAELLGRRGYVPKNYISVRPHTWFAGRISRQVAEGRLRQRECGAFLVRESESAPGEFSISVSYGDHVQHFKVLKERDGNYFVWEEVFSSINQLVDFYRSNSIAKEQTVFLREAEQSQRRPHHAHALFDFNPQHNSQLHFLRGDVIDLLDCSDSQCWKGRCHGRVGFFPREYVKPIYH
- the grapa gene encoding GRB2 related adaptor protein a isoform X1; protein product: MEAVALYDFRATESDELSFQKGDVLKITNMEDDPNWYTAELLGRRGYVPKNYISVRPHTWFAGRISRQVAEGRLRQRECGAFLVRESESAPGEFSISVSYGDHVQHFKVLKERDGNYFVWEEVFSSINQLVDFYRSNSIAKEQTVFLREAEQSQRQRPHHAHALFDFNPQHNSQLHFLRGDVIDLLDCSDSQCWKGRCHGRVGFFPREYVKPIYH